In the Drosophila teissieri strain GT53w chromosome 3R, Prin_Dtei_1.1, whole genome shotgun sequence genome, TTAAAGCTGAGGAAGGCCGGGGGCCAACAGCCATTGCCACCATTGCCGACAATTACATGCATAAATAGTCGACAAAGTACTCGAGCCTATGACGAGTGGCAGGTACTAAAAATAACACTGCGAGCAGAAACTTTTTAAAGTCgagcaattacaattacaattacgtTGAAGATGTTGGGAAAAGTTCATTATCCTGCTGCTGGCATGACCTCAATCGCAGAGCCAAGGAAAAAAGCGAACCAGAACACGAGCACAAAAACTATCTTGCCTATTTATAACAAGCTGctcacacacaggcacacacacacagtcgcacGAATTTCGTCGCTTCTGGCGCAGAAATACTATAGAAAAAACCATAGCACAGTTATGGGGTGGGAAACTAAAccgggaaatgggaaatgggaagtgGAAAGTGCCAAGAGGCAGGAGGAGCTGGGGGATCCCCGCCTGTGGACATCTCATGGCCGCAGTTTGGCTGGCAGCCCagcatataaattattgaatgATTGCCATCTGTCAAAATTGGCCAAATTCAGCGATTAATCCTGCTCgaaaaatccaataaaattataatggcttttcttttccaaAAAACTCTTCATATTTTACAACACAGGGGATCATCTATTGGCTTATAAGAAACTTCGACTAAATAGTTGCACATTGAAGcctttcattttttattaaagtataaaatagatgtgcaacctgcaacctgaTATTAAACTAGCTGGCTTGAATTCATTAACAGCAAGAAACAAGCTAAGTTTAAATGTATTCTTCTAGTAATTACTGTACGAAGCTATGCAGCTATTCACTTCATGGGAAGTACGTCtttgttgcaaaaatattgtattaaGTATCCGCACCGTGTGCCAGGCTATCGACGCATGACTGTCGATCGTTGCAGTGCACACTGAGTACAGTGggctataaatatatacgaaATGCGTGAAAGCATTCAATCGGCGGGAAGTGCTGTTACGGGTAGTAAAACTTCGCTCCAGGGAAGGTAACGGTAACCGCATGCACGCTGTAGATACCttttgtgtacatatgtacgtgcATGCGTGTGTGCGGGGGGTGTGTATGTAGAATGTGTGTTACGCACGCAGCAGCAAACAACTTTAACATTGTTGTTGCGCAGGCTGTGGGCCAAGTGTGAAGTGAAAACCGCCCCCAGAGTGCGAACCCAAAAAGTGGGacttttctgctgctgctactgctgctggaagcttatgaatatgaaacgctcgagcacacacacacagacacacacatgctgCTCCTGCCTTGCGTTGTGGCACTTGCAGTGGTATTGGTGCTGCTCCAGTTTCGTTGTCCATTTACATCTACTTTACTTACGTGCCTCTCGCtctttcagtttcggtttctcTGTATGTGTGTTGCGGGTGtatgcgtgagtgtgtgtgggtgcgcgCTTTTTTATGCCAAAATGTAGCCGAACTCTCCTCCTAGCCAATTTCTCCGATTTTATTTAGGCATTTTTCTATAATTTCGGTTTCATTCACCATTTTGCCTGCCTTGGTTTTACAGTGATTACCCGCATTTGCATATTGTATATGCATCAGCAAGTGGGCGAgtttgtatatgtatgtatatgtgtggatatatgtatgtatgggaGAGTGTGTTAGTGTGGGAGAGTGTAGTTTTACGTTGACTgctctttttcgtttttcttccTTTATCGATATGCTtacacttttacttttcactGGCCCACCATTTTCCCGGAACCATTATATCTTTCACTGGATTTTTTAACTGCACTCGCGGCGAGCTTTTTTCCGTTATTGGCGAGAAAATGGAATTTTCACGCAGCAGCGGTGCTGTTGGGGAAACATTTGGTGTACAGCGAAATTTTTCGTGAGCTCGCTCGCTCGCATAACAGCTCTTTTTTTCAGCTTGCGCAAAATAAGTATTAACCACGCGATTTTGGCACTTTTTGCTTAAAATGCGGATTTGGGTTTCGGAAGCACTGgattttattcttatttttggtttaactttttgtaatattttttatttggggCTTTTCTTAAAACGGGTTGCGAACCTTTTTTGCTGCTTGTGCTTCTGCTTCttgcttgctgctgctgctgctgctttttcagGTCGCCAGTTTTCCTCTTCCACGTTTGCGCTGGGAAATTCACATAAATGCATATAGTTTACACTAGGCTACGTAGGCTGTACATAATATATCCGAAAAACGCGATCACTTCACTGCTACTATATAGAAAAAAACTCCGCCTAGTTGTCCACTTTCAGTGGGTAGTAGCAGTTGGGTCTCAGTGCGAATACCGAAAAGTGGGTCATCTCGGTCGCGCTGCTGGCTTGTACTCTGATTTCTACCCAACTGCCAGCTCGGTGCTCAGTGTGCCAGAGCAGAGTGGCCCAgagaacccagaacccagtACTCAGTACCCAGTGCCCACCATCCAGTGTGCGGGGAATCGATTTTTCAGCCAAATGACACTGAAAAACGGGCAATTTTCTCCCGCTCTCGGACTCCATTGGGGTTGCAAGTGGGTGACTTTCTGCCCAGGGCCTGTTATTTGGGGTTTACTATTACTTCTCGCTGTTATCCGTTAACAGCGCTGTCCACTGTTAGCGTAGAAATCTGGGATTCGGATTTCTAATTACCAAACTGTGATTTTTGAagtttaaattgtaataatcAATTATTAGATATAAAACAACATTTACAATTTtggaatataaatacatttatttgtcgttttcttttcgctaTGTCTACATTATGAGTTTGTTGCCGTTCTTTTACTTTTGCTTAGTGTTCGATTTtcatataacattttattaattaaaataatttatttctctaTCCTGTTGATAGTGCTGTCGGCCACTAATGTCTTTCGCTTTCGCAGTTTTCAAATAGAACATATCATTAAGTAAAAGATTATTTTGTATAGTGTTTAAATTTCAAACTCCAACAATTAAAAACAGTTAAAAATTTAAGTGTTCCGTTCATGTTCTTGTTTGTCTTCTCCCCGTAGTACATACATTTcctgtttcttgtttttttttcactaattttaaatttattcgtAGGCGCTTCTcctaaacaaaaacaaactagCCGATGTTGTTTCTAACagaaaaataatgaattatttacaataaattgTAAACGAATAAGAAACTCTCGCACACATCGTCCGTCTCGATAAATAGTCGCTCACTAGTTAATTACAATGCTTAGGCTTCGCAGAATTTAGTGTCCGAGTACGCGTAATACATTTATACGATATAAATTAGGCCTATTTATTTAGTTACAACAGATTTTCATTTGCGTTCAAACATTTAACTTGGACTGTGTCGGGCGATTGTGTATTTAGGTGTGTGTTCCTCTTgagtttatttgatttgtttgggtttgggctcGGGTGGTTAAATGgttatttaaacataaaattaaaatgccactAAAATTTGCCATAATTAAAGGATTTAATTCTCTACTCGCATTTACTCTTAACTGTCAGCATTATTTGATTCGTTTGCCGTATTAGAAAAAGTGCACTTATGAATACTGCATTAGGTCtgaaaatagataaaaatcAAAGAGAATCGGTTAGAAAATCCTTGCTTAAACAATTTGAATTAGTAATGCAATTTGGCCTCAATTATACCAAAAGGTCAACGGTAATAGCCATCCGAACCTAATCGAAgccatttacaatttaaaataggCGGGGGTCTGGCTTAATATCCGCCCCTCAGAATATCCGGCGCAAAGTGATAAACCAAACAATACCCGGAATGCCAATGGAATGACATCATTCATACGGTTGGCCCGAAACGATAAGAAACCAGATATGAGCCGATTAAAGAAACCGGCTGCCTTGGCGTCGCAGCGTATCGTGTGATAACACTAATAGTAAATAAGTAACAGCAGGTGATTCTTGACACTTACTGTCCTTCTTTGAAGTACTCCTTCAGCGTTGTGCTGAACTTCTTGGAATATTTGACAAACTCCTTCTTACGCTGCTCCACAGCCTGCTTGCCCGTTACGCCAGGTATGAACGAGCCGATCTCGTTGACCACATCAAGCAGTTTCTTTATGGCGCTGGCGATTTCCCTGTAAAATGGATTGGAATTACGTTGTATGTTTAAGGCTAGACTCTTGCAAATACTGCGTTTTAGCTTGATTTCGAGGTTTTACTCACTTGATGGTCTCCAGGAAAGTCTTCCTGTCGTTTATCTCATCGGGTATGCGGCTGAGGATTACCTTGAGGGCCACGGATTTACGGTTGAGCTCCTGGAACGGCTCCTCCGTGCGTGTCAAGCGGTATTCATTGACTGTGGAAGGGGGAATCGTCGTTAGCAAAGCAAAGAAACTTAGCAGCTGCTGGCGTGGCTACTTACGGTCCGCTTCCGTAATTTTGCCCTGTAATCGGAGCACGGCCTCGTTTAGGTTTACATTTAGATCGGCCCGCCTCACAATTGTGGCTACGAGGTCATAGCAGAAGCCCGGATTGTTCTGCTCCGACTTGAGAATGGCGGAGCGCAGAGATTGGGCAGCGCCAACGTCGCGTCGCTCGAGCTGCGAGTAAACGTACACAAAGTTAGCCAATTACAAACCCAAGTACCCCATGTAAGGGTTTACGCAACAGGCCCCGATCTGGCGGTACTGAAGGGTTCGGAGGCACGGTTCGGGGTTCACGCGTTCGGAACAGAGCAGAGCGGAGCTGAGCTGAGCACCTGGGACCGTTTCACTTACCTGGGAGAAAATGGGCCGCAGTATGACGGGCAGAACGAGAGACGACGTGGGCTCGCCCATTGTCATTGCTACTAGTGCGCTTGGTCTTCTCTACTGGTGCCTAGGTGTCCTGGCGCATGCTGCAGGAACCCAGTTGCGATTCCCGTTCCTTGTAATGTCCGTCGCTTCGCTCGCACGACGCtcgcaaatcaaattaaaaaattaacaaaaattattcACAACAGCACAGGCACAGTGTTGCTTTTCGTGCCGTCGAAATACTCAACACTGGAAACTAACTGGTTTCTATCGATGAACTTACCGTGCTTGGTTAGATATCGATTGTTTCTGTAGGAGATGCTGGCAGAAACAGCTGACTTACAACGGTCTATCGGAACAGCGAAAGAAattcgtttatttttgtttacctgtCCTTTTATCAGTGATAAGAGAAATGGCCAGCCACGATATCAAGTTGGAGGTCTGCGTGGACTCCATACGATCTGCTTTTGCCGCCGAGGCTGGCGGAGCTTCACGGATTGAGCTGTGCTCGGCATTGGGAGAAGGTGGCCTGACACCCAGCATTGGCACCCTGAAAACCCTTAAAGAAACGCTTACAATGCCCATTTACTGCATGCTAAGACCACGGCGGGGCACCGACTTCGTTTACAGCGACGAGGAGATGTGCGCCCTGCTCACGGACATGGACTTGTTGCGGGAAAACGGCGCCGATGGCTTCGTTTTCGGTTCCCTGAATCCTGATCGCAGCATCAACGTGGATCAGTGTCGGCACGTTTTGCTGGCGTCAGGTGGTCTGCCAGTGACCTTTCACCGCGCCTTCGACCTTACCGACCAGAAGTCCATGGACGAAAATGTCCACCTGTTGCGGGAACTAGGCTTCAGACGTCTGCTGAGCAGCGGATTCCGACCCACGGCTGCCGATGGTGTGGACTGCCTGGCACAGCTGATAGCCAAACATCAAAGAGACTTTATAGTTATGCCCGGCGCCGGAATCAAGGTGTCCAACCTGGAGGAGATCCTCACGGTCAGTCGCTGCCTGGAGTTTCACGCTTCAGCCCAGGACACGGCCGGCGAGGACTATGTGGCGCCCACCACCACACGAATGGAGTGCGACGTGACCATGGGCAAACAGGACGTGGATCCCTATTACGGAACCAACTCTAACGTGGTGCGCAAAATGGTCACCATTGCGAAAGCCATGAGCTCCCGCTGAAAATCTTAGTTCTTAACCTATCCCTAAGACTTAATTTATTCCTTGACTGTTTGTGCACTTTCAGTATCCTCTATATAACTAGTATATAGCTTTTACTTAAGTAGTCTTATCccaaaaattccaaattctaaaaaataatcaagtacaattttatttcggcTGGCATTGAACTGCAACGACATGATTGTGAAGTCAAAAGAGAATTCCACTGCGCCAGCACATCCATCTTTTAACGATCTCCTTAATAATGCAGAAAAGGTATTGCACAGAATAGAAGCATACATTCTAAAGCTTAATAACCATGTAAGGGAATTGAAAGAACTACTGGCCACCAATAGAAGGTTGATTGCGGGGCTATCGTACAATGAGCACAGCATGAAATCATTATTGGAAATTAAAGgcaaagacaaagacaaacAAATGAGGTAAGAAAAAGAAGGCAATCTGAAGGATTTCTAGCTCGGTGTTAAACTAATGCGTTCTAAGGCCAAAATCGAGTAAAAGAAGGTGTCATCTTCGTAGGACTTGCAAGGCGACCAACATCAGAGAGGCATGTTGGTCGCAATGCAAGACTCACATCGTGCCACCAATGGAAGAACACATCCTGGACCTGGTGGAGGTCCAAAGGAAGCCCCATACGTCTAGAAGCCGCCCAGCAAAAGAAGTTGAACGGCAGAAAGGTGGTCAGGAGCTGACAGAGAGAAAGACTTTA is a window encoding:
- the LOC122619489 gene encoding programmed cell death protein 10; this translates as MTMGEPTSSLVLPVILRPIFSQLERRDVGAAQSLRSAILKSEQNNPGFCYDLVATIVRRADLNVNLNEAVLRLQGKITEADLNEYRLTRTEEPFQELNRKSVALKVILSRIPDEINDRKTFLETIKEIASAIKKLLDVVNEIGSFIPGVTGKQAVEQRKKEFVKYSKKFSTTLKEYFKEGQPNAVFISALFLIRQTNQIMLTVKSKCE
- the LOC122619488 gene encoding copper homeostasis protein cutC homolog, whose amino-acid sequence is MASHDIKLEVCVDSIRSAFAAEAGGASRIELCSALGEGGLTPSIGTLKTLKETLTMPIYCMLRPRRGTDFVYSDEEMCALLTDMDLLRENGADGFVFGSLNPDRSINVDQCRHVLLASGGLPVTFHRAFDLTDQKSMDENVHLLRELGFRRLLSSGFRPTAADGVDCLAQLIAKHQRDFIVMPGAGIKVSNLEEILTVSRCLEFHASAQDTAGEDYVAPTTTRMECDVTMGKQDVDPYYGTNSNVVRKMVTIAKAMSSR